Proteins encoded by one window of Camelus bactrianus isolate YW-2024 breed Bactrian camel chromosome 9, ASM4877302v1, whole genome shotgun sequence:
- the LOC105079804 gene encoding uncharacterized protein LOC105079804 isoform X6, whose amino-acid sequence MRVEWSPDPEKMLNGQSPLPIGEPCAGWSACGTRLLRREAGLSDVGSIPGSLGIQPGEGLAASGRRKARAAYMLMAQRGEAICHVMRQMKRVSRQKTRSAKSQIVGWTCDLLPSDGVWRGKRKSGFTVGRPGRNHLHQ is encoded by the exons ATGAGGGTGGAGTGGAGTCCGGACCCAGAGAAAATGCTTAACGGACAGTCACCGCTTCCAATCGGAGAGCCGTGCGCAGGCTGGTCAGCCTGTGGGACTCGGCTGCTTAGGCGAGAGGCGGGCCTCTCAGACGTAGGAAGTATTCCCGGGTCTCTGGGTATTCAGCCAGGCGAAGGGCTCGCGGCCTCTGGAAGAAGGAAAGCGCGAGCCGCGTACATGCTCATGGCGCAAAGGG GGGAAGCCATCTGCCATGTCATGAGGCAGATGAAGAGGGTCTCAAGGCAAAAAACAAGGTCTGCCAAGAGCCAG ATTGTGGGCTGGACTTGTGACTTACTTCCCAGTGATGGAGTgtggagagggaaaagaaaaagtggcTTTACAGTGGGGAGACCTGGTAGAAACCACCTTCACCAGTGA